A stretch of the Zonotrichia albicollis isolate bZonAlb1 chromosome 31, bZonAlb1.hap1, whole genome shotgun sequence genome encodes the following:
- the LOC141725870 gene encoding uncharacterized protein LOC141725870, whose translation MESREDKCPRQNLVEEAVLSGSTAQEANGEEKPRRCRTRRGCKRSRRGSEGERVSLGREGGRRRSQSSELVLHDQLHDGEKPHTCVECGKSFRRNSDLSRHQRIHTGQRPYECGECGKSFRENSSLISHQRIHTGERPYKCSECGMCFRERSSLIVHQRTHTGERPYECSKCGKKFPTSSVLLQHYRIHREERPFQCPNCGKGFKYNSALIRHRHIHTGERPYECDKCRKRFKRSSHLFRHYWIHTEERPFRCPDCRKGFKRNCHLIRHRRIHTGERPYECPQCGKSFSQSSDLTQHQRKPH comes from the coding sequence atggagagcagggaggacaaatgcccgcgtcagaacctggtggaagaggccgttttgagcggctccacggcgcaggaagccaacggggaggaaaagccccggagatgccgcacgaggaggggctgcaaacgcagccggcggggatctgagggggaaagagtcagcctgggccgggaaggcggccggagacggagccagagctcggagctggtgctccatgatcagctccatgatggggagaagccccacacatgcgtggagtgtgggaagagcttcaggcggAACTCTGACCTGAGcaggcaccagaggatccacactggacaacggccctacgagtgtggggagtgtgggaagagcttcagagagAACTCCagcctgatcagccaccagaggatccacactggggagaggccgtACAAGTGTTCCGAGTGTGGGATGTGCTTCAGAGAGAGATCCAGcctgattgtgcaccagaggacccacactggagagaggccTTACGAGTGTTCCAAGTGTGGGAAGAAGTTTCCGACCAGCTCCGTTCTCCTCCAGCACTATCggattcacagagaggagaggcccttccaatgccccaactgtgggaagggattcaagtacAACTCCGCCCTCATCAGACACAGGCacatccacacaggggagaggccctacgagtgtgataaatgcaggaagaggtttaaGAGAAGCTCCCATCTCTTCCGGCACTAttggattcacacagaggagaggcccttccgctgtcctGACTGCCGGAAGGGATTCAAACGCAACTGCCACCTGATCAgacaccggcgcatccacacaggggagaggccctacgagtgtccccagtgcgggaagagcttctcacagagctctgaCTTGACCCAACACCAACGGA